From a single Micromonospora sp. WMMD1102 genomic region:
- a CDS encoding CGNR zinc finger domain-containing protein has translation MNFDAYARTGVDLVNARLDDLDDLRAVFTDEHGWMRDEVTERDVAAFRRAQKRLRDVFEFGSSGRDADAVTELNSLLEIFPVQPRISGHDAKDWHMHVTSRGASVSAEFLAGAVWGLSVWLCEYGSSRFGVCADDRCGNVYLDTSSNCCRRFCSERCATRSHVAAHRARKRAAVEAQAPAAVEAQAPAVAAAVEEKTPATVG, from the coding sequence GTGAACTTCGACGCGTACGCCCGGACCGGGGTCGATCTCGTCAACGCACGACTCGACGATCTCGACGACCTGCGGGCCGTTTTCACCGACGAGCACGGCTGGATGCGCGACGAGGTGACCGAACGGGACGTCGCCGCCTTCCGGCGCGCGCAGAAGCGCCTGCGGGACGTCTTCGAATTCGGTTCCTCGGGACGGGACGCCGACGCGGTGACCGAGCTGAATTCGCTTCTGGAGATCTTTCCCGTCCAGCCACGCATCTCCGGGCACGACGCCAAGGACTGGCACATGCACGTCACCAGTCGGGGTGCCTCGGTGAGCGCCGAGTTCCTCGCCGGTGCCGTCTGGGGCCTGTCGGTCTGGCTGTGCGAGTACGGCAGTTCCCGGTTCGGTGTCTGTGCCGACGACCGGTGCGGCAACGTCTATCTGGACACCTCGTCCAACTGTTGCCGCCGGTTCTGCTCGGAGCGCTGCGCCACCCGGTCGCACGTCGCGGCACATCGGGCCCGTAAGCGGGCCGCGGTGGAGGCGCAGGCGCCGGCCGCCGTGGAGGCGCAGGCGCCGGCCGTGGCGGCAGCTGTCGAGGAGAAGACCCCGGCAACGGTCGGCTGA
- a CDS encoding glutathionylspermidine synthase family protein: MRRETSTPRPDWSATVRAQGLVYADTELPDGGLMSYWDESACYAFDLDEVLRLEEATEELHRMSVAAAEHVVARNRFAEFGIPAWAADAVTRSLREQPPTLYGRFDLWYDGSWPPKLLEYNADTPTALVEASVIQWYWLEDTRPELDQWNSVHERLVAAWQRIGAGLHDPLVHVAWSDEEETGEDQMTAGYLAETARQAGLKTELLPMLQIGWDGRRFTGPPGPDGVSPPILTCFKLYPWEWMLAEPYGRPALDPGTPTTWIEPAWKLLLSNKALLAVLWELYPDHPYLLPAYLDSPRGMPEYVVKPLLGREGGSVRIVTADGEIDNPGIYGDERWCYQQFRALPSFSDNHLVLGSWVVAGEAAGAGLRESRSLITDGYARFLPHYVDAPREP; encoded by the coding sequence GTGCGCCGGGAGACGAGCACACCTCGCCCGGACTGGTCGGCGACGGTACGCGCCCAGGGCCTCGTCTACGCCGACACCGAGCTGCCGGACGGCGGCCTCATGTCGTACTGGGACGAGAGCGCCTGTTACGCCTTCGACCTCGACGAGGTGCTCCGGCTGGAGGAGGCGACCGAGGAGCTGCACCGGATGTCGGTGGCCGCCGCCGAGCACGTGGTGGCGCGGAACAGGTTCGCCGAGTTCGGCATCCCGGCCTGGGCCGCCGACGCGGTCACCCGGTCGCTGCGCGAGCAGCCGCCCACCCTCTACGGCCGGTTCGACCTCTGGTACGACGGCTCGTGGCCGCCGAAGCTGCTGGAGTACAACGCGGACACCCCGACCGCGCTGGTGGAGGCGTCGGTGATCCAGTGGTACTGGCTGGAGGACACCCGCCCCGAGCTGGACCAGTGGAACAGCGTGCACGAGCGGCTGGTCGCGGCCTGGCAGCGGATCGGCGCCGGCCTGCACGACCCGCTGGTGCACGTCGCCTGGTCGGACGAGGAGGAGACCGGCGAGGACCAGATGACCGCCGGCTATCTCGCCGAGACGGCCCGGCAGGCGGGGTTGAAGACCGAGCTGCTGCCGATGCTCCAGATCGGTTGGGACGGCCGCCGGTTCACCGGCCCGCCCGGTCCGGACGGGGTGAGTCCGCCGATCCTCACCTGCTTCAAGCTCTATCCCTGGGAGTGGATGCTCGCCGAGCCGTACGGCCGCCCGGCACTGGATCCGGGTACCCCGACCACCTGGATCGAGCCGGCCTGGAAGCTGCTGCTGTCCAACAAGGCGCTGCTGGCCGTGCTCTGGGAGCTCTATCCCGACCACCCGTACCTGCTGCCGGCGTACCTCGATTCGCCCCGGGGAATGCCTGAGTACGTCGTGAAGCCGCTGCTGGGCCGGGAGGGCGGTTCGGTCCGGATCGTGACCGCCGACGGAGAGATCGATAATCCAGGCATATACGGCGACGAGCGATGGTGTTACCAACAATTCCGGGCGTTACCGTCGTTTTCGGATAATCACCTTGTGTTGGGCAGTTGGGTGGTGGCCGGCGAGGCGGCCGGCGCCGGACTGCGGGAGAGCCGGAGCCTGATCACCGACGGCTACGCGCGGTTCCTTCCTCACTACGTGGACGCACCACGGGAGCCGTAA